CTGGTCCAGCGTGTCGATCTCCACCAGCGCGGGGGCAAAGAACAGCCCCTTCGCTTTCACCGCCGGGTCCAGCGGCGCGCGATGAAGCAGGCGCGCGCCATTGCCCGTGATGGCGTCGAGATGGGCGTCCAGCATGGCCACGGCGCCGGCGTCGATGACCGGCCCGATATCGGTGGCGGGGTCCGACGGATCGCCCAGTTGCAGTGCGTCCATGGCGCCTTTCAGACCTTCGATCAGGCCGTCAGCGCTTTCCTGGGGCAGGATGATCAGGCGCATGGCCGAGCAGCGCTGGCCCGCCGACCCAAAGGCGGAATGGATCGTATCGTCGATCACCTGTTCCTTCAGGGCCGAGGTGTCCACGAACATGGCGTTCAGCCCGCCGGTTTCGGCGATCAGCGGCACGATGGGCCCGTCCTTGGCCGCCAGCGCCCGGTTGATCAGGCGCGCAACCTGCGTCGACCCGGTGAAGGCGACGCCGTCAATCTCCTCCAGCCCGGTCAGCGCCGAACCCACCCGGCCATCGCCGGGCAGAAGGTGCAGCACGTCGGCGGGAAGCCCGGCCTTGTGGAATATCTTAACAGCCTCGAACGCGATCAGCGGGCTCTGCTCGGCCGGTTTGGCCAGCACGGTATTACCCGCAGCCAGCGCGGCCGCGAGCTCGCCGGTGAAAATCGCCAGCGGAAAATTCCACGGGCTGATGCAAACGAACACGCCGCGCCCGGCGAGGCCCAGATGATTGGTCTCACCGGCGGGTCCTGGCAGGCGCACGGGGGCGGCGAACTTGGTCTCGGCCTCGGCGGCGTAATAGCGCAGGAAATCCACCGCCTCGCGCACTTCGGCCACGCCATCGGCCAGCGTCTTGCAGGTCTCGCGCGTCATCAGGGCGATCAGCCGGTCAGTCTCGGCCTCCAGCGCGTCGGCCATATCGCGCAGGATCATGGCGCGTTTGGGCCCGCCCAAGGCGTCCCAGCCAGGCTGGGCGGCGCGGGCGGCGTCCAGCGCGCGGGTGATGTCAGCCTCGCCCGCATCGCGCACCTCAGCCACCGCGAAGGCGAAATCGGCCGGGCTGCACAGCGTAATGCCGCCGCCGGTCACCGCTTCGCCTTTGATGATGGGTCCGCAGGGCCAGGGCGCCCCGGAATCGAACGTCTTCTGGGCCTCGGCCAGGCGGGCGCGCACACGGGCCTGGCTCAGATCTACGCCCGCGGCATTGATCCGGCTCTCGCCGTACAGCGCGGGCGGGGCGGGGATAAAGGGATGGCGGTCCAGCGTCGCGGCGGCCGCGAACGGCCCCCGGGCCACGTCTTCGGCAGGCACATCGGGGTCGAGGAAGCTGTGCACGAAGGAGGTATTGGCGCCGTTTTCCAGCAGGCGGCGCACCAGGTAGGGCAGCAGGTCTTCGTGACTGCCCACCGGCGCATAGACGCGCACGCGGGCGAGATCGTCATACGCCTCGGCTGCCGCGTCATAGAGCGGCTCGCCCATGCCGTGCAGGCGCTGGAATTCGTAATCGGCATGGCCCGCTTCGGCGGCCAGTGCGCGTACGGCAGCGAGCGTATGCGCGTTATGGGTGGCGAACTGACCGTAGATCGCGCCGCGCGCGCCCAGCATGAGGCGCGCGCACGCCAGGAAATTGAGATCGGTGGCGGGCTTGGTGGACCAGACGGGGAAATCCTCATGGCCGGCCATCTGGGCGTGCTTGATCTCGGTATCCCAATAGGCGCCCTTGACCAGACGCACCATCAGCCGGCGCCCGCTGGCGTCCGCCAGCGCGATCAGGCGCTCGATCACCGCATGGGCGCGCTTCTGATAGGCCTGCACGGCGAGACCCAGCCCGTTCCAGCCCGCCAGCGACGGCTCATGGGCCAGACGCTCCAGAATTTTCAGCGACAGCACCAGACGGTCGGCCTCTTCCGCGTCCAGGC
The window above is part of the Hyphomonadaceae bacterium ML37 genome. Proteins encoded here:
- the putA gene encoding bifunctional proline dehydrogenase/L-glutamate gamma-semialdehyde dehydrogenase PutA, producing MAVSAARADLRPAAIDWDGLDALKYVDERETARRIDALVGLDVAARAGVGKAAVGLVEQARKARRSAGLMESFLQEFGLSNKEGLALMCLAEALLRVPDAKTADALIAEKLGSGAWAEHAWKSDNWLVNASTLGLMLTGSLMDVEPAAQRDPAGYFRRLTGRVGEPVIRSAVRQAMRILGEQFVLGRNMAGALKRGRAWKSAGGIKPLFSFDMLGEAARTDADAARYHDRYMGAIAAVAAKRQDGPVEGVDGVSVKLSALHPRYSAVKLADVMDQLYPKLLEQAQAARAADIGFCLDAEEADRLVLSLKILERLAHEPSLAGWNGLGLAVQAYQKRAHAVIERLIALADASGRRLMVRLVKGAYWDTEIKHAQMAGHEDFPVWSTKPATDLNFLACARLMLGARGAIYGQFATHNAHTLAAVRALAAEAGHADYEFQRLHGMGEPLYDAAAEAYDDLARVRVYAPVGSHEDLLPYLVRRLLENGANTSFVHSFLDPDVPAEDVARGPFAAAATLDRHPFIPAPPALYGESRINAAGVDLSQARVRARLAEAQKTFDSGAPWPCGPIIKGEAVTGGGITLCSPADFAFAVAEVRDAGEADITRALDAARAAQPGWDALGGPKRAMILRDMADALEAETDRLIALMTRETCKTLADGVAEVREAVDFLRYYAAEAETKFAAPVRLPGPAGETNHLGLAGRGVFVCISPWNFPLAIFTGELAAALAAGNTVLAKPAEQSPLIAFEAVKIFHKAGLPADVLHLLPGDGRVGSALTGLEEIDGVAFTGSTQVARLINRALAAKDGPIVPLIAETGGLNAMFVDTSALKEQVIDDTIHSAFGSAGQRCSAMRLIILPQESADGLIEGLKGAMDALQLGDPSDPATDIGPVIDAGAVAMLDAHLDAITGNGARLLHRAPLDPAVKAKGLFFAPALVEIDTLDQITEEKFGPVLHVMRYKRADLPKIAAQLAAKRYGLTLGVHSRLERFMEMVRAAVPAGNVYVNRSMIGAVVGVQPFGGEGLSGTGPKAGGPNYLVRFAAERVITINIAAQGGDPELLSL